ACTATAGTCAACGTTTTAAATGACTATAGTCAAACGAATAAAATCATGTAGCCGGAGACAATATTTACTGAATAACTAAAAACAAAATAAGACATGAGTGTTTATTACGATCTTTATGCCAGTGGCAACCCACAAAAAAAGGATGAGCAGCAACCACTTCACGCACGAGTGATTCCATCAGGAACTCTTGATGCTAAGAAGTTTATAGAATTAGTATCTAAAAGTAACGGCTTCAGTCAGGCCACCATTGAAGGATGCTTGCAAGCAGTCACCGATGAGTTACAACATTGGTTGAAACAAGGCTGGATTGTGGAAGTCGGAGAATTAGGTTATTTCTCCTTATCGCTGAAATGCGACCATCCGGTAATGGAGAAGAAAGAAATCCGCTCTCCATCCATCCACCTGAATAAAGTAAACCTTCGCATCAACAAGAAATTCCGTGAGAGTTTGGAACCATTGCCGCTGGAACGCATGGAATCACCTTACCGAAGCAATGGCAATCCCGATGAAGACAAATGCCGTAGCATCCTTATGCAACATCTGGATGAACAAGGTTGCATCACTTGTGTCGATTTCACGAGACTAGCCGGCATAAGTCGGTACAAAGCAACCGGGCTTTTAAATAGCTATTTAAAAGAGGGAATTATACGAAAATACGGAGGAGGAAAGACGGTGGTATATTTAAAAAGATAGAAGCCAAATACTCTTCGCAGAATATATTAGGAGGTGGAATATTATTCAAACAAAACCATCATATAATAATTTTGCAGCCGCTAATAATTAGCAGCTGCAAAACATCAATCACATTTTTTCATCAATTTGCTGAGATTTGTTTAAGGATATGTTGTGTGTTAAGTATTGTCTTTTCTGCTGTTCGACCACTAGCTATATCTACGCTCTTTAGCGCGGCATCCAAAGCCGGAGCAGATACTATTTTAATTTTCTCATAATCCTGGATACCTTCGCGAAGCATCTCAAAACGTATGCTGGCTATCGCCTTGCTTGAAGCCGTGTTATCCGTACGGTATATCATATGGAAATCTC
The Bacteroides luhongzhouii DNA segment above includes these coding regions:
- a CDS encoding DNA-binding protein, whose translation is MSVYYDLYASGNPQKKDEQQPLHARVIPSGTLDAKKFIELVSKSNGFSQATIEGCLQAVTDELQHWLKQGWIVEVGELGYFSLSLKCDHPVMEKKEIRSPSIHLNKVNLRINKKFRESLEPLPLERMESPYRSNGNPDEDKCRSILMQHLDEQGCITCVDFTRLAGISRYKATGLLNSYLKEGIIRKYGGGKTVVYLKR